A section of the Hirschia baltica ATCC 49814 genome encodes:
- a CDS encoding P-II family nitrogen regulator, producing the protein MKKIEAIIKPFKLDEVKEALHEVGLQGMTVIEAKGFGRQRGHTELYRGAEYVVDFLPKLKVEVVVADSQLDAALEAVSSAAQTGKIGDGKIFVSDVSEVVRIRTGETGDKAI; encoded by the coding sequence ATGAAGAAAATAGAAGCGATCATCAAACCCTTCAAACTCGACGAAGTTAAAGAAGCCCTACATGAAGTTGGCCTTCAAGGGATGACTGTTATTGAAGCGAAAGGTTTCGGCCGCCAACGAGGACACACAGAGCTATATCGTGGCGCTGAATACGTTGTCGATTTCCTACCGAAATTGAAAGTTGAAGTTGTTGTTGCAGATTCTCAATTAGATGCAGCCCTAGAAGCAGTATCTAGCGCAGCACAAACTGGAAAAATCGGCGACGGGAAAATCTTTGTATCTGACGTATCTGAAGTCGTTAGGATCCGTACAGGTGAGACAGGCGATAAAGCCATCTAA